One stretch of Streptomyces sp. 135 DNA includes these proteins:
- a CDS encoding Lrp/AsnC family transcriptional regulator: MAIDHLDGRLIVLLAREPRIGVLEASRRLGVARGTVQARMDRLQSNGVIRGFGPEVDPAALGYPVTAFATLEIKQGQGADVRAHLATVAEVLELHTITGHGDMLCRLVARSNADLQRVIDRVVGFDGIVRASTAIVMENPVPLRIIPLVEQASEDPCAPESYGP; this comes from the coding sequence ATGGCGATCGATCATCTGGACGGCAGGCTCATCGTGCTCCTGGCGCGCGAGCCGCGTATCGGGGTTCTTGAGGCGTCCCGCAGGCTCGGGGTCGCGCGCGGCACGGTGCAGGCGCGGATGGACCGGCTTCAGTCCAATGGAGTCATCCGCGGGTTCGGCCCGGAGGTCGACCCGGCGGCGCTCGGCTATCCCGTCACGGCCTTCGCGACGCTGGAGATCAAACAGGGGCAGGGCGCGGATGTGCGGGCCCATTTGGCGACCGTCGCCGAGGTGCTCGAACTCCACACCATCACGGGCCACGGCGATATGCTCTGCCGCCTCGTGGCGCGGTCGAACGCGGATCTCCAACGTGTGATCGACCGGGTCGTGGGTTTTGATGGCATCGTCCGGGCCTCCACCGCGATCGTCATGGAAAATCCCGTTCCGCTGCGGATCATCCCGCTCGTGGAACAGGCGTCCGAAGACCCCTGCGCCCCCGAGTCCTACGGCCCCTGA
- a CDS encoding ABC transporter permease, whose amino-acid sequence MNFWDYLGTRHEQLLTNAYQHASAVFQCMVVATVIGVLIGVLTYRSEWAGNVATTVTSTILTVPSLAMIGLLIPVVGLGVAPTVVALTLYGLLPIVRNAIVGLRGVDPSLVDAAKGIGMSRAARLFRVELPIAWPPILTGIRVSTQMLMGIAAIAAYASGPGLGNEIFRGIGSLGSKNALNQVLAGTLGIIVLALLFDAAYVLIGRLTIPRGIRV is encoded by the coding sequence GTGAATTTCTGGGACTACCTCGGCACCCGTCACGAACAGCTGCTGACGAACGCGTACCAACACGCGAGCGCCGTCTTCCAGTGCATGGTCGTGGCGACCGTGATCGGCGTACTGATCGGCGTCCTCACCTACCGCAGCGAGTGGGCGGGCAATGTCGCCACGACGGTCACCTCCACCATCCTCACCGTCCCGTCGCTCGCCATGATCGGCCTGCTGATCCCGGTCGTGGGCCTCGGCGTCGCGCCGACCGTCGTGGCCCTGACCCTGTACGGCCTGCTGCCCATCGTGCGCAACGCCATCGTCGGCCTGCGGGGCGTGGACCCCTCGCTCGTCGACGCGGCGAAGGGCATCGGGATGTCCAGGGCCGCCCGGCTCTTCCGGGTGGAGCTGCCGATCGCCTGGCCGCCGATCCTCACCGGCATCCGGGTCTCCACCCAGATGCTGATGGGCATCGCCGCCATCGCCGCGTACGCCTCCGGGCCCGGCCTCGGCAACGAGATCTTCCGCGGCATCGGCTCGCTCGGCAGCAAGAACGCGCTCAACCAGGTGCTCGCGGGCACGCTGGGCATCATCGTCCTTGCGCTGCTCTTCGACGCCGCGTACGTCCTGATCGGCCGGCTGACGATCCCAAGGGGTATCCGTGTCTGA
- a CDS encoding betaine/proline/choline family ABC transporter ATP-binding protein, producing the protein MSEPTESGAATSGATIELENLTKRYPGSPEPAVDSVSMEIKAGETVIFVGPSGCGKSTTLKMINRLIEPTGGRIRIDGEDVTDIDPVKLRRKIGYAIQSSGLFPHMTVAQNIALVPKMIGWGKARIRSRVEEMLDLVGLDPGEFHDRYPRQLSGGQQQRVGVARALAADPPVLLMDEPFGAVDPITRDHLQDELIRLQSELHKTIVFVTHDFDEAIKLGDRIAVLRERSHIAQFDTPEAILTNPADDFVSGFVGAGAALKRLNLTRVRDVEIADVPTVTVDDPLQDIFDKLRGGTTNELLLLDKRGRPYKWLRRGDLMRARGSLARAGTLVHDTVTRDATLRDALEAVLTDNAGRVAVTGRRGEYTGVVDMETLLNSVHEMLEADRLDAIEHQHELEEQRAQLTHQEQEGAGPGELGGAARA; encoded by the coding sequence GTGTCTGAGCCCACCGAGTCCGGCGCCGCCACCTCCGGGGCGACGATCGAGCTGGAGAACCTCACCAAGCGCTATCCGGGCAGCCCCGAGCCGGCCGTGGACAGCGTCAGCATGGAGATCAAGGCGGGCGAGACGGTGATCTTCGTCGGGCCGTCCGGCTGCGGCAAGTCGACGACGCTGAAGATGATCAACCGCCTGATCGAGCCGACCGGCGGCCGCATCCGCATCGACGGCGAGGACGTCACCGACATCGACCCGGTGAAGCTGCGGCGCAAGATCGGCTACGCCATCCAGTCCTCCGGCCTCTTCCCGCACATGACGGTCGCCCAGAACATCGCCCTCGTACCGAAGATGATCGGCTGGGGCAAGGCGCGCATCCGCTCCCGGGTGGAGGAGATGCTCGACCTGGTCGGCCTGGATCCCGGCGAGTTCCACGACCGCTATCCGCGTCAGCTCTCCGGCGGCCAGCAGCAACGCGTCGGTGTGGCGCGGGCGTTGGCGGCCGACCCACCCGTCCTGCTGATGGACGAGCCGTTCGGCGCGGTCGATCCGATCACCCGCGACCACCTCCAGGACGAGCTGATCCGGCTCCAGAGCGAGCTGCACAAGACGATCGTCTTCGTCACGCACGACTTCGACGAGGCCATCAAGCTCGGTGACCGCATCGCCGTGCTGCGCGAGCGCTCGCACATCGCGCAGTTCGACACGCCCGAGGCGATCCTGACCAACCCGGCGGACGACTTCGTCTCCGGTTTCGTGGGCGCGGGCGCGGCGCTGAAGCGGCTGAACCTGACGCGCGTACGCGATGTGGAGATCGCCGACGTACCGACGGTGACCGTCGACGACCCGCTCCAGGACATCTTCGACAAGCTGCGCGGGGGCACCACGAACGAACTGCTCCTGCTCGACAAGCGCGGCCGCCCCTACAAGTGGCTGCGCCGCGGCGACCTGATGCGGGCCCGCGGCTCCCTGGCCCGCGCGGGCACCCTCGTCCACGACACGGTGACCCGCGACGCCACGCTGCGCGACGCGCTCGAAGCGGTGCTCACGGACAACGCGGGCCGGGTCGCGGTGACCGGGCGGCGCGGCGAGTACACGGGCGTGGTGGACATGGAGACGCTGCTGAACTCCGTCCACGAGATGCTGGAGGCCGACCGCCTCGACGCCATCGAGCACCAGCACGAACTGGAGGAGCAGCGCGCCCAGCTGACCCACCAGGAGCAGGAGGGCGCGGGGCCCGGGGAGCTCGGAGGGGCGGCGAGGGCATGA
- a CDS encoding ABC transporter permease, protein MRPHEHRPEGEHEVKGLAFRDVGESEQEAPPPPAAGRQTRRVTWQKVTFLPAVLAVVLLLTWGWFQQTDLDSISRNALANGNVWLRLRQHIQLTVISTFFVLIIAIPLGILLTRGKLRRAAPAAMALANVGQATPAIGLLALLVIWLGIGEKAALIGIIVYAVLPVLSNTIAGLKANDPTLLEAARGIGMSPLGVLGKVELPLAVPLILAGVRTALVLNVGTATLATFGGGGGLGDLITTGMTNQRMPVLMLGSILTIVLALLVDWLASLAELFLRPRGLEAGS, encoded by the coding sequence ATGAGGCCGCACGAACACCGCCCCGAGGGGGAGCACGAGGTCAAGGGCCTCGCCTTCCGTGACGTCGGCGAGAGCGAGCAGGAGGCTCCGCCGCCACCGGCCGCCGGGAGGCAGACGCGCCGCGTCACCTGGCAGAAGGTCACGTTCCTGCCCGCCGTCCTCGCGGTGGTGCTGCTGCTGACCTGGGGGTGGTTCCAGCAGACGGACCTGGACTCGATCTCCAGGAACGCGCTGGCGAACGGCAACGTCTGGCTCAGGCTCCGCCAGCACATCCAGCTCACGGTCATCTCCACCTTCTTCGTCCTGATCATCGCCATCCCGCTCGGCATCCTGCTGACCCGCGGGAAGCTGCGCAGGGCGGCGCCGGCCGCGATGGCGCTGGCCAACGTCGGCCAGGCGACCCCGGCGATCGGCCTGCTGGCCCTGCTGGTGATCTGGCTGGGCATCGGCGAGAAGGCGGCGCTGATCGGCATCATCGTCTACGCCGTCCTGCCGGTCCTGTCCAACACGATCGCGGGCCTGAAGGCGAACGACCCGACGCTGCTCGAAGCCGCGCGCGGCATCGGCATGTCACCGCTCGGCGTCCTCGGCAAGGTCGAACTCCCGCTGGCCGTCCCGCTGATCCTCGCGGGCGTGCGGACGGCGCTCGTCCTGAACGTCGGCACGGCGACCCTCGCCACGTTCGGCGGGGGCGGCGGCCTCGGCGACCTGATCACGACCGGCATGACCAACCAGCGCATGCCGGTCCTGATGCTCGGTTCGATCCTGACGATCGTGCTGGCGCTGTTGGTGGACTGGCTGGCGTCGCTGGCCGAACTGTTCCTGCGCCCGCGCGGGCTGGAGGCGGGCTCATGA
- a CDS encoding glycine betaine ABC transporter substrate-binding protein has translation MKVTARTWAVGVLAAALLAGCGLTSGSPMVDDVRPGSIGRGLPLKGADLTVTSKEFTEQLILGAIMGIAFEAAGAEVLDRTGIQGSIGAREAVKSGDADAMYEYTGTAWITYQGNTEPIDDPHKQWQAVRDADLRNGVTWLPPATLNNTYALATNARNAAKYRTRTLSDVAALAKSDPKAVTLCVESEFASREDGLPGMQKEYGMSVPAADITKMDTGIIYTQVSKGTCTYGEVFTTDGRIKAMNLTTMEDDKRFFPNYNAAPEINSKSLEKYPQMAEILAPITKKLNNAVARELNSKVDVEGQDPHEVAKDWLIAEGFVKE, from the coding sequence ATGAAAGTCACCGCGCGCACATGGGCCGTCGGAGTGCTGGCCGCGGCGCTGCTGGCCGGCTGCGGCCTGACCAGCGGCAGCCCCATGGTGGACGACGTCAGGCCCGGCTCCATCGGCCGGGGCCTGCCCCTCAAGGGCGCCGACCTCACCGTCACGTCCAAGGAGTTCACCGAGCAGCTGATCCTCGGCGCGATCATGGGCATCGCCTTCGAGGCGGCGGGCGCGGAGGTGCTCGACCGCACGGGCATCCAGGGTTCGATCGGCGCGCGCGAGGCCGTGAAGAGCGGCGACGCGGACGCGATGTACGAGTACACGGGCACCGCCTGGATCACGTACCAGGGCAACACCGAGCCGATCGACGACCCGCACAAGCAGTGGCAGGCGGTGCGCGACGCGGACCTGAGGAACGGCGTCACGTGGCTGCCGCCGGCCACGCTCAACAACACGTACGCGCTGGCGACGAACGCGCGGAACGCGGCGAAGTACAGGACGAGGACGCTCTCCGACGTGGCGGCCCTGGCCAAGTCCGACCCGAAGGCCGTCACGCTCTGTGTGGAGAGCGAGTTCGCCTCGCGCGAGGACGGGCTGCCGGGCATGCAGAAGGAGTACGGGATGAGCGTCCCGGCGGCCGACATCACCAAGATGGACACCGGCATCATCTACACGCAGGTGTCCAAGGGGACGTGCACGTACGGCGAGGTCTTCACGACGGACGGCCGCATCAAGGCGATGAACCTGACGACGATGGAGGACGACAAGCGCTTCTTCCCCAACTACAACGCGGCCCCGGAGATCAACAGCAAGTCCTTGGAGAAGTACCCGCAGATGGCGGAGATCCTGGCGCCGATCACGAAGAAACTGAACAACGCGGTGGCGCGGGAGCTGAACTCCAAGGTGGACGTGGAGGGCCAGGACCCGCACGAGGTGGCGAAGGACTGGCTGATCGCGGAGGGCTTCGTCAAGGAGTGA
- a CDS encoding helix-turn-helix domain-containing protein, which translates to MTEQPAPRKVHHLDARTLRGLAHPLRMRLLSSLRLDGPATASQLAARLGESSGATSYHLRQLAEYGFVEDDPERGKGRERWWRSAHQGTRTDENLIRDPDPEVRGALSTLLHEYATQRAQEVSTWIATRHEWSQEWDEAADTSDFTLRLTPGLAAELSGKIHELVESYRASAPEEDTPDVAKVRVHSHIFPTRPKADGT; encoded by the coding sequence ATGACGGAACAGCCCGCGCCCCGCAAGGTCCACCACCTCGACGCCCGCACACTGCGCGGCCTCGCGCATCCGCTGCGCATGCGCCTGCTCTCCTCGCTGCGCCTCGACGGCCCGGCGACCGCGTCCCAACTCGCCGCCCGGCTCGGCGAGTCGAGCGGGGCGACCAGTTACCACCTGCGGCAGCTCGCGGAGTACGGGTTCGTGGAGGACGACCCGGAGCGGGGCAAGGGGCGGGAGCGGTGGTGGCGGTCGGCCCACCAGGGCACGCGGACCGACGAGAACCTCATCCGCGACCCGGACCCAGAGGTGCGCGGCGCGCTGAGCACCCTCCTGCACGAGTACGCGACCCAGCGCGCCCAGGAGGTCTCCACCTGGATCGCCACGCGGCACGAGTGGTCACAGGAGTGGGACGAGGCCGCGGACACCAGCGATTTCACCCTGCGGCTGACACCCGGGCTCGCCGCCGAGCTGAGCGGCAAGATCCATGAACTCGTGGAGAGCTACCGCGCGTCGGCGCCCGAAGAGGACACACCGGACGTGGCCAAGGTGCGCGTCCACTCCCACATCTTCCCGACCCGGCCGAAGGCCGACGGCACCTGA
- a CDS encoding S16 family serine protease — MVFSFARFTRPQALAVCALPVVALLAVAGLAPLPYAVAQPGGTADVLGEHEGKPVLTITGAPTRETKGELRMTTIVATGPQMDVRLGDVIDGWFRTDRAVMPKDSVYPTGDNVKEVQKHNLGDMKESQDDATKAALSYLKANGFDGTDKVDVKADLGKIGGPSAGLFLSLGIIDKLDGDGSGRDLTGGGKIAGTGTITADGEVGAVGGVALKTQAARRDGATVFLVPKAECADAQAELPKGLRLVPVTTLKGTVDSLRALEKGAKVPSC; from the coding sequence GTGGTCTTCTCCTTCGCTCGATTCACGCGGCCCCAGGCCCTCGCCGTCTGCGCCCTGCCCGTCGTGGCCCTGCTCGCCGTCGCGGGGCTCGCGCCGTTGCCGTATGCCGTGGCGCAGCCCGGTGGTACGGCGGACGTGCTGGGGGAGCACGAGGGCAAGCCGGTGCTCACCATCACCGGCGCGCCCACCCGCGAGACCAAGGGCGAGCTGCGCATGACGACGATCGTGGCGACGGGCCCGCAGATGGACGTGCGGCTCGGCGACGTGATCGACGGCTGGTTCCGCACGGACCGCGCGGTGATGCCGAAGGACTCGGTCTACCCGACCGGGGACAACGTGAAAGAAGTCCAGAAGCACAACCTCGGCGACATGAAGGAGTCGCAGGACGACGCCACGAAGGCGGCGCTGTCCTACCTGAAGGCCAACGGCTTCGACGGCACCGACAAGGTGGACGTCAAGGCCGACCTCGGCAAGATCGGCGGTCCCAGCGCCGGGCTTTTCCTCTCGCTCGGCATCATCGACAAGCTGGACGGCGACGGCAGCGGCCGTGACCTCACGGGCGGCGGCAAGATCGCCGGCACCGGCACCATCACCGCCGACGGCGAGGTCGGCGCGGTCGGCGGCGTCGCCCTGAAGACGCAGGCCGCGCGGCGTGACGGCGCCACGGTCTTCCTGGTCCCGAAGGCCGAGTGCGCGGATGCCCAGGCGGAGCTGCCGAAGGGCCTGCGCCTGGTCCCGGTCACGACACTGAAGGGCACGGTCGACTCACTGCGGGCCCTGGAGAAGGGCGCGAAGGTCCCGAGCTGCTGA
- a CDS encoding helix-turn-helix domain-containing protein yields MTAETSQTLDRGLRVLKLLADTDHGLTVTELSNKLGVNRTVVYRLLATLEQHALVRRDLGGRARVGLGVLRLGRQVHPLVREAALPALRSLAEDIGATAHLTLVDGSEALAVAVVEPTWTDYHVAYRTGFRHPLDRGAAGRAILAARQGLVTDPGYALTHGELEAGASGAAAPLVGVTGIEGSVGVVMLADSVPERVGPRVVDAAREVADALR; encoded by the coding sequence GTGACCGCGGAGACATCCCAGACGCTGGACCGAGGACTGCGCGTCCTCAAGCTGCTGGCCGACACCGACCATGGCCTCACGGTCACCGAGCTGTCCAACAAGCTCGGCGTGAACCGCACCGTGGTGTACCGCCTGCTCGCCACGCTCGAACAGCACGCCCTCGTACGACGCGACCTCGGCGGGCGCGCCCGCGTCGGCCTCGGCGTGCTGCGCCTGGGCCGCCAGGTGCATCCACTGGTGCGGGAGGCGGCGCTGCCCGCGCTGCGTTCGCTCGCCGAGGACATAGGGGCGACGGCCCACCTGACCCTCGTCGACGGCTCGGAGGCCCTCGCGGTGGCGGTGGTCGAGCCCACGTGGACGGATTACCACGTCGCGTACCGGACGGGCTTCCGGCACCCCCTGGACCGGGGCGCCGCGGGCCGCGCCATCCTGGCCGCCCGCCAGGGCCTGGTGACCGACCCCGGGTACGCGCTCACCCACGGCGAACTGGAGGCCGGGGCGAGCGGGGCCGCGGCGCCGCTGGTCGGCGTGACCGGGATAGAGGGCAGCGTGGGCGTGGTGATGCTCGCGGACTCCGTGCCGGAGCGGGTGGGGCCGCGGGTGGTGGACGCGGCTCGGGAGGTCGCCGACGCGTTGCGCTGA
- a CDS encoding DEAD/DEAH box helicase, which translates to MTTTSAAANSSHHLSPAFPGRAPWGTANKLRAWQQGAMEKYIQEQPRDFLAVATPGAGKTTFALTLASWLLHHHVVQQVTVVAPTEHLKKQWAEAAARIGIKLDPEYSAGPLSKEYHGVAVTYAGVGVRPMLHRNRSEQRKTLVILDEIHHAGDSKSWGEACLEAFEPATRRLALTGTPFRSDTNPIPFVTYEEGNDGIRRSAADYTYGYGSALGDGVVRPVIFLSYSGNMRWRTKAGDEIAARLGEPMTKDAVSQAWRTALDPRGEWMPNVLKAADTRLTEVRKAIPDAGGLVIASDQDSARAYAKLIREITGSKATVVLSDDTGASKRIDDFSASTDRWMVAVRMVSEGVDVPRLAVGVYATTISTPLFFAQAVGRFVRSRRRGETASVFLPTVPDLLTFANEMEVERDHALDKPKKEGEEDPYAESEKEMDEANKQEDEDTGEQEQFSFEALESEAVFDRVLFDGAEFGMQAHPGSEEEQDYLGIPGLLEPDQVQMLLQKRQARQIAHSRKKPDEEADLLELPAERRPVVSHKELLGLRKQLNTMVGAYVHQSGKPHGVIHTELRRTCGGPPSAEATAGQLRQRIAKVQEWATRMK; encoded by the coding sequence GTGACTACCACCAGCGCCGCCGCCAACTCCTCCCACCACCTCTCCCCGGCCTTCCCCGGCCGCGCCCCCTGGGGCACCGCCAACAAGCTGCGTGCCTGGCAGCAGGGGGCGATGGAGAAGTACATCCAGGAGCAGCCGCGAGACTTCCTCGCCGTCGCCACCCCCGGCGCCGGCAAGACGACGTTCGCGCTCACGCTCGCGTCGTGGCTGCTGCACCACCATGTCGTGCAGCAGGTCACCGTGGTCGCGCCCACCGAGCACCTCAAGAAGCAGTGGGCCGAGGCGGCGGCCCGTATAGGCATCAAGCTGGACCCCGAGTACAGCGCGGGACCGCTCAGCAAGGAGTACCACGGCGTCGCCGTGACGTACGCGGGTGTCGGCGTACGCCCGATGCTGCACCGCAACCGCTCCGAGCAGCGCAAGACCCTCGTCATCCTGGACGAGATCCACCACGCCGGTGACTCGAAGTCCTGGGGCGAGGCCTGCCTCGAAGCCTTCGAGCCCGCGACCCGGCGCCTCGCGCTCACCGGTACGCCCTTCCGGTCCGACACCAACCCGATCCCCTTCGTCACGTACGAAGAAGGGAACGACGGCATCCGGCGCTCCGCCGCCGACTACACCTACGGCTACGGCAGCGCGCTCGGCGACGGCGTCGTGCGGCCGGTGATCTTCCTGTCGTACTCGGGCAACATGCGGTGGCGTACGAAGGCCGGCGACGAGATCGCCGCGCGGCTCGGCGAGCCGATGACCAAGGACGCCGTCTCGCAGGCCTGGCGCACCGCGCTCGACCCGCGCGGCGAGTGGATGCCGAACGTCCTCAAGGCCGCCGACACGCGGCTCACCGAGGTCAGGAAGGCCATCCCCGACGCGGGCGGGCTCGTCATCGCCTCCGACCAGGACTCCGCGCGCGCCTACGCCAAGCTGATCCGCGAGATCACCGGGAGCAAGGCCACGGTCGTCCTCTCCGACGACACCGGCGCCTCGAAGCGCATCGACGACTTCAGCGCGAGCACCGACCGGTGGATGGTCGCCGTCCGCATGGTGTCCGAAGGCGTCGACGTGCCGCGCCTCGCGGTGGGTGTCTACGCGACGACGATCTCCACGCCGCTGTTCTTCGCGCAGGCCGTCGGCCGCTTCGTGCGGTCCCGGCGGCGCGGCGAGACCGCGTCCGTCTTCCTGCCGACCGTCCCCGACCTGCTGACCTTCGCCAACGAGATGGAGGTCGAGCGCGACCACGCCCTCGACAAGCCGAAGAAGGAGGGGGAGGAGGACCCCTACGCCGAGTCCGAGAAGGAGATGGACGAGGCGAACAAGCAGGAGGACGAGGACACCGGCGAGCAGGAGCAGTTCTCCTTCGAGGCGCTGGAGTCCGAGGCCGTCTTCGACCGGGTGCTCTTCGACGGCGCCGAGTTCGGCATGCAGGCGCATCCGGGGAGCGAGGAGGAGCAGGACTATCTCGGCATCCCCGGTCTCCTCGAACCCGACCAGGTGCAGATGCTGCTCCAGAAGCGGCAGGCCCGGCAGATCGCGCACAGCCGCAAGAAGCCGGACGAGGAAGCCGACCTGCTCGAACTGCCCGCCGAGCGGCGTCCCGTGGTCTCCCACAAGGAACTGCTCGGGTTGCGCAAGCAGCTGAACACGATGGTCGGCGCGTACGTCCATCAGAGCGGGAAGCCGCACGGCGTGATCCACACCGAGCTGCGGCGCACGTGTGGCGGGCCGCCGAGCGCGGAGGCCACGGCGGGGCAGCTGCGGCAGCGCATCGCGAAGGTCCAGGAGTGGGCCACCCGCATGAAGTGA
- a CDS encoding MFS transporter → MTETGVAAETTAPPRPEGPGVLGKPYRALSIGIVSVVLLIAFEATAVGTAMPIAARELDGVALYAFAFSGYFTTSLFGMVFSGQWADRRGPLGPLAGGISLFAAGLLLSGTASVMWLFIAGRAVQGLGGGLVIVALYVVVSRAYPERLRPAIMAAFAASWVVPSVVGPLVSGTVTEHLGWRWVFVGIPVLVVVPLALALPAIRRTAAGPVDASAPVAPFDRRRIRLALGISLGAALLQYAGQDLRWFSLLPAVLGAVVLVPAVLGLLPRGTYRAARGLPSVVLLRGVAAGSFIAAESFVPLMLVTQRGLSPTMAGLSIAVGGATWALGSYVQSRPRMEPYRTRFVATGMVLVAASIAAAPTVLIAAVPVWIIAVAWGLGCFGMGTVIASTSVLLLRLSPPEDAGSNSAALQISDGLSNVLLLAVGGAAFAALGGGTVGAGHGPDGVSASHPAAFVAVFLPMAAVALVGAWVGTRLTERKP, encoded by the coding sequence ATGACCGAGACTGGCGTCGCCGCCGAAACCACCGCCCCGCCCCGCCCGGAGGGCCCCGGCGTCCTGGGCAAGCCCTACCGCGCCCTCAGCATCGGCATCGTCTCCGTCGTGCTGCTGATCGCCTTCGAGGCGACCGCCGTCGGGACGGCGATGCCGATCGCCGCACGGGAGCTGGACGGGGTCGCGCTGTACGCCTTCGCGTTCTCGGGGTACTTCACCACCAGCCTCTTCGGCATGGTGTTCAGCGGGCAGTGGGCCGACCGGCGCGGGCCGCTCGGGCCGCTGGCGGGCGGCATCTCGCTCTTCGCGGCGGGGCTGCTGCTGAGCGGGACCGCGAGCGTGATGTGGCTGTTCATCGCGGGACGCGCCGTGCAGGGGCTCGGCGGCGGGCTCGTCATCGTCGCGCTGTACGTCGTCGTCAGCCGGGCGTATCCGGAGCGGCTGCGGCCCGCCATCATGGCCGCCTTCGCGGCGAGCTGGGTCGTGCCGTCCGTCGTCGGGCCGCTGGTGTCCGGCACCGTCACCGAGCACCTCGGGTGGCGGTGGGTCTTCGTCGGCATCCCCGTTCTCGTCGTCGTGCCGCTCGCCCTCGCGCTGCCCGCGATCCGGCGGACCGCCGCCGGGCCCGTCGACGCGTCGGCGCCCGTCGCCCCCTTCGACCGGCGCCGCATCCGCCTGGCGCTCGGGATCTCGCTGGGGGCCGCGCTCCTTCAGTACGCGGGTCAGGACCTGCGGTGGTTCTCGCTGCTCCCGGCGGTGCTCGGCGCCGTCGTCCTCGTGCCCGCCGTCCTCGGACTGCTGCCGCGCGGCACGTACCGCGCCGCCCGTGGCCTGCCCTCCGTGGTGCTGCTGCGCGGGGTGGCCGCGGGGTCGTTCATCGCGGCCGAGTCCTTCGTGCCGCTGATGCTCGTCACGCAGCGGGGGCTGAGCCCGACCATGGCCGGGCTCTCGATCGCCGTGGGCGGGGCGACCTGGGCGCTCGGGTCCTACGTACAGTCGCGGCCCCGCATGGAGCCCTACCGGACGCGGTTCGTGGCGACGGGGATGGTGCTCGTCGCCGCGTCCATAGCCGCCGCGCCCACCGTCCTCATCGCGGCCGTGCCCGTGTGGATCATTGCGGTCGCCTGGGGCCTCGGCTGCTTCGGCATGGGCACGGTCATCGCCTCCACGAGCGTGCTGCTGCTCCGGCTCTCGCCGCCCGAGGACGCGGGGTCGAATTCGGCCGCGCTCCAGATCTCCGACGGACTCTCGAACGTCCTGCTGCTCGCGGTCGGTGGCGCCGCGTTCGCCGCGCTCGGCGGCGGCACGGTGGGCGCGGGCCACGGCCCGGACGGCGTCTCGGCCTCGCACCCGGCCGCCTTCGTCGCCGTCTTCCTGCCCATGGCCGCGGTCGCCCTGGTGGGGGCGTGGGTGGGCACCCGGCTGACGGAGCGCAAGCCCTGA
- a CDS encoding DUF397 domain-containing protein: MIREAAAGPGSELHWFTSSYSSSSDPNDCVEVALDWRKSSYSSSSNGEDCVEVAQGWHKSSYSSSSEGEDCVEVAAPTPTSIHIRDSKTPTAPHLTVTPATWSRFLADVRPRAH; the protein is encoded by the coding sequence ATGATCCGCGAAGCCGCTGCTGGACCCGGTTCCGAGCTGCACTGGTTCACGAGCAGTTACAGCAGCAGCAGCGACCCCAACGACTGCGTTGAAGTCGCCCTGGACTGGCGCAAGAGCAGCTACAGCAGCAGCAGTAACGGCGAGGACTGCGTAGAGGTCGCGCAGGGCTGGCACAAGAGCAGCTACAGCAGCAGCAGTGAGGGCGAGGACTGCGTCGAGGTCGCCGCCCCCACCCCCACCTCCATCCACATCCGCGACTCCAAGACCCCCACCGCCCCCCACCTCACCGTCACCCCCGCCACCTGGTCCCGCTTCCTCGCGGACGTACGACCAAGGGCCCACTGA